The DNA sequence GTCATAGCTAGTATGAAGATGACAATGGAGGCTCTTCCGAGCACTGCAATGATCTTTCTCACGACATGTTGACCAGTGAAGGCAGCAATTGtagcaaccaaaacaaaataagcAGCTGCAGCAGCATCAGTACACACGAAGCAATTAGTACAATGTACATCTTAATTTGTCGAAACACATATTTACGAAGTCAAATTGTGGCTACTAATTATTTACCATATGGAACTGGGAAACGGTTGAGAAGGTAATATTGTACAACTGACATGGAGGATGAGAATAGCATAGCAAAGGTTGATGTAGCACTTGCTACCTGCAACAAAAGAGTGGAGTTAAATTTATTGGTCTGGTTCCATTTTCATGTTCATTTTCAGGAGCAGCTGTGGTTTTATCACTAATGCTTATAAAAGATTCAGTTATATATACCTGAGGAGGAATTCCAAGTTCAAGAAATAGGGGTCCCAAGATGAAACCGCCTCCGAGGCCAAGTAGTCCACCAACCATACCAGCTACAATCCCACAGCAGCAGTAAAGAAATAGCTGATGCAACTTCCAGTTtgtgatttcctttccttttgatGCAATTACCCTGGTGCCTTTCCACAAGCATATCGCTTCAAAAACTGTTACTGAGGCAGCAATTGGTACCTATGCAATCACAAAAGTACTATTATCAGCTTAACAAGACCATAGAGAATATcactcatcattttttttttcatgcttGCACTTTTTTGTGTATTTCTAGCTATGTTGTTTGTGAAAGAAATCATTCTAATCGGGTTGATTTTACTTTACCTGCAAGGAATTCAGGACCCAGAACATGGTGGAGCAAGTCTCGGTATATGTCTGCATAAAAATTCAGATAGACTCATTAGTAAGCAAAAGTGGGTGATATTCTAGAAATCATATTTTCTTGTCCAGACTAAAATAAGTTACCTTGACAATCTGAACAATAAGGAAAGCCACCCACACAAACACAAGCAATAACAACTCTTTCCAGTAAACGTTGCGCGAGATAGGTACCTGGATAGAGTTGGTCTTAAATTCAGTACAAAATAACTGAAATTACTACAAAATTAACATGTCATTTTCAAGAATTTCTGGACTCACTTCGTCCTCTTGCAATGAAACTGGACCGCTAGGTAATGGTTTGTAGTCTTCTCCAGAACCATCTGCGAGCAACAAAAAGAGGTTAGGGTCGAATATAATGAAAATATGGTGTTAGTTTAATGCTTATGTGTGTGTTATTATTATTTCCCTGTAGACCTTTCTTTTAGTATATAAGCTTCACTGGTTTTATCGGATTTTTTGTTTAATTGGAATGGAACAATGAGCACTCACCACCGGGTTTGGACTCCGATTCCAACTGCTTTTCGGCTTCCTGAAAGTCATGTAAAATCCCAAGTTCCTCATTAGTAAGTTCTTGATACAAAAAGAACTCGGTGATTCCTCAGGAAATAGTAACTTGAAAAACTTTACCTTCTtcatcattgtttctttcttCCATGTTTGTATGCCTTTCATTAAAGCTTTTGCTGCTGTCCCTGCAATGATAGAAATGATTTTAAGTGTAATGAATTAAAAGCTTTGGTGCGCTTTTCTTTTGTTCATAATATTATGAGTTCGTACCTAGGAAAAGAATGATGAGTAGAACTGTGACCATCCAATCGGCAAACATGACGTTGAAGGCAACTCCAATGCTGATTCCTAGCATAAGCATTGGCTGAAAGAGCAAAGCCAGATCATAATCTATAAGGGGCATGTCCAGTGTTGGGTGCCTAAGTCTCAAATTGAAGTACACTGTTGAGCCTGCAGCTCCCATTATCATACCTGCATGAACTTTGATGATTAATAACCTACTTAAAGAAAGGCCAGCATGTAAAGTGATTAATTGAGTATCTAACACTTGGAAATGGCGGTGGAAGACTTGGGATCGAAACCAACGATCAACGCGAGCATCGGAACAAAAATTCCTCCACCACCAACACCTCCAACACTACCCAATGCAGCACCAAAGAACCCAACTATTGTTCCCACTACAATTTTCCAACCAAACTTCATCTCCTGCTCACCCAAAACATACAaaatgtcaaaactcaaaaacacatgtacatcAACATTAATAGTACGTGTGGtaccgaaaaagaagaagataaaactCACAGGCCAAACAGGTTGATAAGAAGACCCTCCAGTCTGCCAGAGAAGCTTCATCATTCTCACAAAGACTCCTTGCTTTACATCTTCTTCAACAAAATTTCTTGGCTTCTGCTCATCTTTTAGGGGCCTTTCTGCATTCACAACTTCACTTATCATAAGGAGGCTAATGAACACTGTCCATCCTATAAGTGCTACTGCTGATACTGTTTTTCGAGTGATCATCATTCGAGCCATTCGACTATTGTGTGAATCTGATAACAAGGgaagtggaagaagaaaaaatttgtATGTGTATTTCTCTGATTGAATGTGTTGTGAACTTTCTATCCTCCCTACTAGAAATCAGAGTGAGGAGGTTTTGCACTCTTTCAGTACCTGCCTATTGTCTACATTTATAATCCTTCCCTCCTTGTCACCCTCAAAATCTTAATACACCAAATGGTATCTGAAACCTCACATGTACGTATTGTTAAAAAAACTTCCCAAGTAtcagtaaaaagtaaaaaatttggTTGCCTTGATTCACTTTTGTATTTGGGTTGGCATTCAATGAAGTTGTGTTTAGGCTCATAACCATCTTAGGGAAACAACTAAAAGACCAAATCTGTACTATCTCTCAAACAGGGCTTTTACTTTGGCATTATGAGAAAATCTGGTACCAGTCAATTCTAGCTTTCAGTAAAACTTTGTGTATATTTACTGATTGGAGTTGATTAGAATCTGGGTTTAAGTCGGAATCTATATGTACGGATTCTTGTCCACATTCAACAAATGATGGGTTTCCAGGAAAACCACCCAGTAAAAGATTCTTAATCTTAAATTTCTGAGTAGGAAATAGTTCAATGCAAACATAAAATCTTTGTCTGCAATTCTGTTATGAAGCTTCGTAGAAGCTCATGCACTTGAAATTGGTAATGACTAGTGGGTTTAACTGTGGTTAGATGTGCCTAGTGTTTAGGCAAATCACAATTTTATATGCTGTTGATTGTGATGGGGTTATTTGACCTAAACATGAATGCTTAGTTTACTAGGGTAAGTTTGATGGGTACTTTTTTACCATTATGGAATTGACAACATGTTCAAATTTAAAATATTATCGTTATCCTGTCAATGACTATCATGTTATCTTGTTATCTATTTAAACATAAAACTGATATTGCATCGGGCATATTGTGCATTTTACGGTTTCTATCCTAAATAGTGTGAAAACAACATTTCACCTCTAAGCCTAATTACCTACTCTTCCATTCCATCACGTTGCCACTACATTTAGAGTAAACAGGTGTCTTTCCAAGCACAGAGCAATATAAGTTTGTTTCTAAGTTGTCATTCTTACTTGTTTCTTGTTATCAGTTTgtttctaaccacaaaacaaacCCAGGGTTTTCCAGGAAGTTTccaagcagcagcagcagcagcttgaAATTCTCATGATTAGAGAAGTACAGGCATTTTGTGGCAACATCCTTGAAGCTAAAGGTGCGTGTAATCAAGAAGCTCCATCTCTGTACAGAAATGATACGAGTTCTAGGCAGGCGGTGTACTTATCTGTGAAGCTTCATAGCTGCTTCACGGTTTTTGGCCACTTCTTCGCCAGTTACATACATAATCACTGCCACAATGACACTGCCACTTCCAAAAACAACAGCCACAGTTTAAAAGGCCTTTGGCTTGCCTTGTTTGCCAGCAACGTCTACGACCGCCATGTTGGTTTTCCCGAGTGACGTATAAACTTGGTTTAGGCATTTCGTAAAAGGGATTGTTAGGTAAACGAAAATGATTGTGCCATGTTTACCTACTGGGAATAGAGAAGATATGGATAAAAACAAGGAGGAGAAAACTCACCTTTGAAGTCTACTCTATGCAAGCAACTGATGTTCATTTTATTACTGTGGAGGGTCTGCAAATCAAGAAATAGTATGTACATAGGTCAAAAACAACGGAGGCAATAAGAGATTTAACTGGAATGAAATTACGTGAGTACTTCTGTCATCTCTAAATCTTTCATTCATGCAACAGGATACTGAATCGTGAACATGAGAGAGTATCATATCCCTTCTGGGCGTGTGCATGTATTTTGCTGTGGTAGTAAATATGGAATTTCATCAAAATACCAAGCAGTACAAACGAGTTATTGCGAAATATCTTCAATTAAGTATTGAAGGAACCACCGACCAATAATAAGACATATTGAAAAGGTTCATTACCATTAACTCACGATCTTTCTACATAGaaatcaaacacaaacaaataaCCCAAACACAACAATATCCACAAGAAGCCCATTCGAAACAACATTAAATGCAAATTGagtgaaaataacaaaaaccaaaagacCATGCAGAAAGCAGCGGCTGCAAATTGGTCAACCAAGCAGGTGAATACCCGGGAAGCAGACCCAAATCAATATTCATACTCCCGAGAAATTGATCTCGCAGAACGCTGATAATCACGCTCCACATCTCCACTTCTATCTCTCTCACGTGATTCAACTGGTGCTTGTTCATAATGGTAGTCATCATCCTCCATTCGATCATCATAGCGATCAGGATACTGTTTGTAGCGGTCATGGTCATGCTCAGCATCCATATGATCATCATACTGGCTTCGACGACGCTCATAGTGCTCAGGATCATGGTCAGGGTCTGAGTGCCTATGGCCATGTTCAGGTTGGTCAAACCAAGCCTGGTCATCTTCTGGGGCAGCAGGATCATAATCCCGCTCCCTTTCTCCTTGCCTGTCCCTCCCATGTTTTGATTCAACACGGTCAAAATCAGACTCTTTATCACGTGAACGGCCACGATCATGATCCGGTAACCCAACTTCATaatccctctccctctctcgagGGCGATCTCGCTCCCGGTCACGGTCTCTATCGCGATCACGCTCATAGTCGCGACCACGATCCCTTCCTCGGTCCCTTCCGCGATCACGATCACGACGACTATCCCTTTCCCTTTCCCTGTCCCTATCCCTGGTTCTATCACGGTCCCTGTGATGCCTATCCTCCCTATGATCACGTTCTCTAGGCTTGTCATGGGAGCGTTCTCGGGAGCGCTCACGGGACTTCTCCCgttctttctccttctctttcccCCTTTCACGAGATTTTTCTCTGTCCCTAAAATCATTTCCCTCGATATCAATCACTTGAAAAGTAATAATGAAATTGTAATAACTAATTCAGTTTTACAATTTCAAATCAGTTTATAATTGAGCAGTAGAAAAACATGACAGTTCAGGGAATGTAGCATGCCATTTGCTCTGACCTTTTCAATTGTTAGCATCAATACCAAAACCTTTCTTAAATAATATGGATAATAATTTAGCAAAACTTACAGGTCTACATGTCGCTCCTCGCGTACCCTTGGCTCCTCAGACCGGGATGGTCCTCCTGATTGTGCTTGCTCCCTATGCAAGTAAATAAGATACAGTTAGCGAAGCAATTTAGAAAGAGGAGGGGGGCAAAGCTGAACTTATGAGAAAACCAAAGTTGCATCTGAACACTTCCAGTAATAATATGACGACTTTCAATAATTCTTTTGGTCAGAAGCACTTGACAGAACTACTAAGAGCAGTTGTCAAAAGCCAAGGGCTTCTATGGCTtgtacaataaaaaaaaataatgaaaaagctaatttatatatacacacattaGAAAGGTGCAAAGAACTACtcctaaataaaaaataaaaaataaaaaaaacagtcATAAACAACCAGTTAAACAACACTATCTTTGTTCGGTTGTGCCCAAAAATAAGGT is a window from the Rosa chinensis cultivar Old Blush chromosome 2, RchiOBHm-V2, whole genome shotgun sequence genome containing:
- the LOC112190540 gene encoding sulfite exporter TauE/SafE family protein 3: MARMMITRKTVSAVALIGWTVFISLLMISEVVNAERPLKDEQKPRNFVEEDVKQGVFVRMMKLLWQTGGSSYQPVWPEMKFGWKIVVGTIVGFFGAALGSVGGVGGGGIFVPMLALIVGFDPKSSTAISKCMIMGAAGSTVYFNLRLRHPTLDMPLIDYDLALLFQPMLMLGISIGVAFNVMFADWMVTVLLIILFLGTAAKALMKGIQTWKKETMMKKEAEKQLESESKPGDGSGEDYKPLPSGPVSLQEDEVPISRNVYWKELLLLVFVWVAFLIVQIVKTYTETCSTMFWVLNSLQVPIAASVTVFEAICLWKGTRVIASKGKEITNWKLHQLFLYCCCGIVAGMVGGLLGLGGGFILGPLFLELGIPPQVASATSTFAMLFSSSMSVVQYYLLNRFPVPYAAYFVLVATIAAFTGQHVVRKIIAVLGRASIVIFILAMTIFVSAISLGGVGIANMVKKMENQEYMGFENFCHQS
- the LOC112190541 gene encoding U1 small nuclear ribonucleoprotein 70 kDa, which encodes MGDYSDAFMRNNAAVQAKTKAQNRANVLQLKLIGQSHPTGLTTNLLKLFEPRPPLDFKPPPEKRKCPPLTGIAQYVSNFAEPGDPQYTAPVEKGETPAQRRARIHQLRLEKGAAKAAEELEKYDPNSDPNISGDPYKTLFVARLNYETTESRLKREFDAYGPIKRVRLVTDKESNKPRGYAFIEYMHTRDMKAAYKQADGKKIEGRRVLVDVERGRTVPNWRPRRLGGGLGTTRVGGEEVNQRHSGREQAQSGGPSRSEEPRVREERHVDLDREKSRERGKEKEKEREKSRERSRERSHDKPRERDHREDRHHRDRDRTRDRDRERERDSRRDRDRGRDRGRDRGRDYERDRDRDRDRERDRPRERERDYEVGLPDHDRGRSRDKESDFDRVESKHGRDRQGERERDYDPAAPEDDQAWFDQPEHGHRHSDPDHDPEHYERRRSQYDDHMDAEHDHDRYKQYPDRYDDRMEDDDYHYEQAPVESRERDRSGDVERDYQRSARSISREYEY